In Mercurialis annua linkage group LG6, ddMerAnnu1.2, whole genome shotgun sequence, the following are encoded in one genomic region:
- the LOC126686877 gene encoding uncharacterized protein LOC126686877: MARTIVSVFNNLFSILILFLHLGCFSFAPNKPPSAKKRKVSPLSPSSPTTRLKIPHKPISSSWSYLRRIFSSTTYRTGSQAQSPAPTLASARSSQHSIVTTAVPPQEEDRFSDINIIIPQRKKPAGSSDISTSNNQFFPLRNDIFPCTACGEIFQKPQLLEQHQAVKHGVSELLDGDTGRNIVHIIFKTGWSCKEKNPEIHRILKIHNSQKILSRFEEYRELVKAKAARNSITAAKRRDERCIADGNELLRFYCSTFMCDLGINGNSSICNQQYCSVCGIIKSGFSPKLDGISTLSSSWRAHVAIPEDIEDEFRFMNVKRAMLVCRVVAGRVGCEMEVEEEEVNKVDGGFDSVVGRGGSGVHCRLDEEELVVFNPRAVLPCFVIVYSV; encoded by the coding sequence ATGGCTCGGACCATAGTCTCAGTTTTCAATAACTTATTTTCCATCCTCATCCTTTTTCTTCATCTTGGTTGTTTTTCTTTTGCACCCAATAAGCCACCGTCGGCCAAGAAACGTAAAGTCTCTCCTTTATCTCCGTCTTCTCCGACGACTCGTCTGAAAATACCCCACAAACCTATCTCTTCTTCTTGGTCATATCTCAGACGAATCTTCTCTTCAACCACCTATAGAACTGGCTCACAGGCTCAATCTCCAGCTCCGACTCTCGCATCAGCAAGATCATCCCAACATTCTATCGTCACTACGGCTGTTCCTCCTCAAGAAGAAGATCGATTTTCCGACATCAATATAATTATTCCTCAACGGAAAAAGCCAGCCGGATCATCCGATATCTCGACGAGTAATAATCAATTCTTTCCTTTAAGAAACGATATCTTCCCCTGCACGGCATGCGGTGAAATCTTTCAAAAACCTCAGCTTCTCGAGCAGCATCAAGCGGTCAAGCATGGCGTATCAGAGCTTCTAGACGGAGATACAGGGAGGAATATAGTTCATATTATATTCAAAACAGGGTGGTCTTGTAAAGAAAAGAATCCTGAAATCCACAGGATTTTAAAGATCCATAACAGTCAAAAAATACTATCAAGATTTGAAGAATACAGAGAGCTCGTCAAAGCAAAAGCTGCAAGAAACAGTATAACCGCCGCCAAAAGAAGAGACGAGCGGTGCATTGCCGACGGTAATGAGCTGCTGAGATTTTACTGTTCGACGTTCATGTGCGATTTGGGTATAAACGGAAATTCAAGCATTTGTAACCAGCAATATTGCAGTGTCTGTGGGATTATAAAGTCAGGATTCTCACCAAAATTGGACGGAATTTCTACACTGTCCAGCAGCTGGAGAGCACACGTGGCAATACCTGAAGACATTGAAGATGAGTTCAGGTTCATGAACGTGAAACGGGCTATGTTAGTCTGCCGAGTCGTGGCGGGTCGGGTCGGGTGTGAAATGGAAGTTGAGGAAGAAGAAGTGAATAAGGTTGATGGAGGGTTCGATTCTGTAGTAGGGAGAGGAGGCAGTGGGGTCCACTGTAGATTGGACGAAGAAGAGTTGGTTGTGTTTAATCCAAGGGCTGTGCTTCCTTGTTTTGTGATTGTGTATAGTGTTTAG